ataggtacttgataatactgataacaaaaaaaaaaaatgagtctcgaacccacatcctcttgcatgtatttccacgtacataccgcaacgctattgaagcctactcacgctgtgccaaattgtctactacaaggatcccagtacgactgtttgaatgtgtgagtgatagttagaaatagagtcaagaaaccttctgtcgacattaaggggtagtttttgtacaatgaagtgttcaatgtttgttttaatagttcaatatttatttaaagagtgcgctaaacataatttacggtatagaaataccaaagactactccacaaaaaaattaaaactcaaaatttgcaattgtggcgccatctagtgaggtttaagctttgggtaacctagttgAACCACCTTGGAAATAAAatactgtcaatatatttttatattttattatcttactTCATCATCTAATAGATAATcaacattttaattaagtaataaaattaatgtttaacaTTAATTGAGCTTAGATTATTTCTATacagttataaatatatataaactaaatattctAAGTGTGCCCATTTGAGCAACCTAAGCAAGTCAGCCATAAAATATTGCTAGGTTGTACCGACGCCTAGAGCGGTCGCTCAAATAGGAACACCTCTTAACAATTGGACATGTATTCAATCACAATATGTACAACATTAAGATTGTATTTAGTTCTGACGAAACGTCAATAGGGTCGCCACACTTGGTCCTGATTGCCACCGCCGTAAAGCCCGTGTTTCACTTCATCGTTGCTTTCACAATTTGGAACTAGCCCGCTGGCTTCACCGCCCTGTAGCTCCGCAGTTATAGAAATACCACCATCTATATCACTAATTTTGATGTCTGTGGGTATTGTATACTGTTCTAAGTTATGTTTATCGCCTGCACTGTGTAAGTGTACGTGTATTTGGTTCTGATTTACAGTGGAATAGAGGTTAGGTAGGAGCATTTGAGGGTTGGAGTTTATATAGGGTGTGTGCGACTGTAGACAGGATggattattatttatgttattgtaTTGGTAGTTGTTGAAATTGTAGTTATTGGTGGGCCAGGAGTTGTAGTAGTTGGGGTCGTAGCGCTGCGAGGTGGTGGGGTTGAGCTCGGTTAGAGCGCCCGCTCCGCTCGGGCTGCCTTTTACAAAACCGGAGCTGGTTGTTTGGAAGCCGCCGTAGTCGCTGTGAGGTAGGGGGATGTCTGGCAGAACTGTGGACAAAAAGGATTTGGTAGTTATTAAATcgcataatttttaaaagggAGAGTTTCTTGTTTATCACACGTTACtaaaatcattaaatatttttttctaaatttaataCGCGTTACAGTTAAGCAGGAAAACACGGCAGTAGTGAGTGAATTATAAGATTTCTAAATAAGAACGACGTATTAAGGGAAATGTGGACGattctatagttttttttccgCTATCTAAGTATAATggaatatatacttttttacaAACGAAAAACATGGCTTTGACTTGTAGTTAGTACCTATTAGGCTGTTACGCCCGCTAAGCTGGGTACATGGAGGAGATAAATGAATACCCACTGGCTATTACCCACAGTACCACATAGAGGGCCACAGAAGAATATGTTAGGGGACCTGATGCGTACCGTAGGCTGTAGCGCCCCGTTAGGCTGGGCACACGGAAGTAATCGAGGAGTACCCGGTGTTCCAGCTCTCAGTGGTATCGCATGTTCGTTATCTCAATCAACATAGAAGGATATAAGAGGTCTGACGCGTACCTGCGGGTATATGTATCGCTGGCTCGGGCTTTTAATAAGTAATCTGTAGCGCCCCGTAGGTTGGGTACACGGAGGTAATAGAGGAGTACCCGGTGTTCCATTCACTGGCATCGCATGTTTGTTATCTCAATCAACATAGAAGGATATAAGAGGTCTGACGCGTACCTGCGGGTATATGTATCGCTGGCTCGGGCTTGTAGTAAGTAGGCTGTAGCGCCCCGTAGGCTGGGTACACGGAGGCCGTCGAGGAGTACCCGGTGTTCCACTCGCTGGCTCCCAGGATATTTCCGCCCGTTTCTGGAAAAGGAAAAACATaggtttaaaaatatgtattttcccTTTGGAATGTCAAAAACACTTTTGAAGTGGACTCTCTATTAAATTCTTATttctcttataaaaaaaaatgatatcaagaGTGTTCTAATATTCATGGACACTTTTCTAATAAGATACCTTCCTACTAGTATTTATAAACGTTAGGTTAACGGAgtaattatcattttaaaagTTCCTACTGTACACGACCCGATGATAAGGTCAGGTAAATCAATCGGTTATTGTCAAAGCTCATCACTATGGTAGTCACGCGACTGGGCTCATTCCGGCTTTGACCGCTAAATTTACCGCGTTGTCTACAGGAataagaaaatagaaaaaaaatgtaaagagaGATTGAAACGtactttattacttaaaacGAACTGAATAACATCTCTAGCATCcaatgtatacctacctacgaGACGGTCTAGAGATATTTTAATTGAGTGAATAGCgtttattacttttcatttgacgctccataaaatatgtatgtgcaATTGTGAATTACATATTTTAGAAGGGTGTAGTTGGTAGTTTCCAGAAAATAGTGTAGGTACTCAATTAGCTTagcgtgagttgttaagaaaagttaatcacagtcagttttgtgacgataattaagcattaaatttcaataaaaacttggttttggtgttcatttcataaacaATAAGCGATTTTACAATGTgaaaaaaggcaaaaagttgattcccattaagatttcatgcttaattattatcacaaaactgacagcgatttatttttcttaactaCTTACGCTACATACacaattttctgaaaactcccggTTAAAAGAAGGTGGCAGacattttttcattatttagaaGAGCGTATTCTACGAGCCTTACTCGCAGTAGTTTTCTAATAAGTAGTAAAGAAGTCATTAAGTTTGTCATTTgtacttcagtacccctagtgtaactaatttcgacagcgaaacgtgacgtacgcgtttgcgttaagtgtcattttgtatgaaatttttgactttccaaaacgtcccgcttggcgcgctgtacaaaaacccatacaaaatgagactaaacgcaaacgcgtacgtcacgtttcaaaatcgaatttatttacactaggggtactgaacaaaAAATTCCAATTCCTATCATACGTAAAAAAGTTAAAGTTAAGCTGACTGCTGTTTTATTCGATGGGTTCCCATAAGGTATGGTAGGCTTcgcaaattataattaatactcAATACAGTTAAGACTACGCATAAATTGTACTTAACTGCTTGGATTACCCAGAATAGTAAACGCATGTTTACATAACTTAATGCTTGGATTTGACTCATACatgtttaaacaaattaattagTCAAATAGAACTCACAATTATTGCaatcatgtttttgaatatgGTAACAAATTTTAAACTTAGAACGGGATATTTAAACTTAGATCAcataaagtaaacaaaaattttTCACAACGTAAACATTAGGATTTGACTCATACTGATTTAAACACATAGGCATATACATAGTTCTCATGCAATTTGAATGCAAACATGGAAATAATATGATAACAGATTTTCCAATCACCACGGGAAATAAAACTTAGATCACAACATACTCGTAAGGTAAACAGAAACTTCACATAAAGTAAACAGTACAGTCCCCAACCGGTACGACCCGTTTACGGAACTAATACTACGAGTGAGTAGGTGTGGTGCTGGGAATGCCGCTGATTCATACACGCAGTCATCGAGGTCGGATTACGTTGCCGAATCTGTTTATTGGTGAAATTCGTTTGTCAGGGTTATGATGTATGTTTTGAGTTAACTGTaagattgtcctataatatttattatcttaaaaCGAATGTATACTAAGAGGATGTCAGAGTGTATACAAAATATGAGTACATATTAAAGTTGTAATGTTTTTAGAATTAGTAGTTAGTAGGTATAGTTAGTAGATTTACTCGTATTGatggtaagtatttttttatatataagtattttatatttattctcaATAGTAAATCGTAAGTACGCTCTGCGCTGACCTCTAAATTCACGACGAATACGTAGGTACTAtaagaagtattagaacaaattaaattattttcagaaaatatttgaatttgtttttatttcaagtagaaacactactatataaattataaactgaaatatatgtcatttactaaaaaaaagtgATCAAGGCCTCTAGTGCCCCAGTGAGGTTTTTCTTAAGTAGTAAGGTAggagtactagtgctcgacgccgctgcactagtcaccgacatggccactttatttcatggaaatataggttaaatttgaacaacgaagatttttctgtattcgaacttaatccttgtcactttgacataaagtgcccatgtcgagtactagtgcagcgtcgagcactagtacttctaccttatatgatatttatttcagtgaatacgtaggtaggtaatggaatataaattttagattAAATAGTTAAAATCTATATGTTTTAGATCTAAAACTTAGGTACGCGTTGATAAACTTTGAGAATTGCCTACCGTTTTTGCCCACAGTCcgttgtaatataaataaattatcaaagtTGTGGTTTGTGACCTAATAAatgattgtaaataaagttaaaGCTGTATTCAAAGTCAAAGGACCTATTATTAATGATACAGATTTGAAAAGCTTTTGTCACGTGACGATAATCACGTCTAAGGTATAATTTAAATCAGCTGTGCGTAAGCTATAAGTACTCGTAAGGCCGCTAAATCCTAATCAATTAGGTTTGACGTCAACGTCATCCTGCGCGCGAGTAACAGACGGAAACCTGCGTAGCCTGCGCAAAGGCAACAGTCAACATACGCAATGTCGTATCTTGTTCACTAGCCAGATTGAAATATTAACTGTAAGTTAAGGGAGTAAGGTCCATTTTTAAGTGAGCAATACGATGTGATAATAGGAGTGCTTACTCTTTGTGTCAATGAGCGCTCCTGACTAATAAGATTTGATGTCGTGGACGAAACGCTATGGTAATGAGTAAGTAACAAGCTTTGTATGTATATTTGCGGTACATGACTCGGGACACGTACACACGCCCTTAGTGGCATTAATAAAGGCAAAAAATCCCATTTAAATTGGGATTTTCGAAGGACAATGGATTTGTTTGTAACTTGTGCCTGAATTTCGCTTTCACTTGTTTTTTTGTGAAAGTATAATGTGACATGCATTGTATTGTAAACAATGATTTTGGCCAAAcaacaatcaatcaatattttgattgtataagtaggtatgtaaaacaACTGTTCAGGGACAAATGTAAGTGGTATTTGATAGGATATTCCATTACGTAATTATAAACGCGCTCTGTAGATATTGAAGTtgaaacataaacaataaacatgttATAAATACTATTCATCAATATTAACAATATAACCCCGTTCTCAATTTTTTAGTGCTCATAATATGAAGTAAGTAATAAGgttaagctaactctgcagcgtTTTTGATAGCACAGTGTGCAAGTTTTATTGTAAGGGCAGTAAGGGCAGTCCGTAAATTTActtagaaaatgtcaaggtcagagcCTATGTATGagacagccaattttttttcgcgatatcggggttggtcccatagtaagttgccagtatgacctatatatattcACTTCACCCTGTAAATTATTCCAGCCCTGTATAAAAATTCTAGAAACTAAAATGCAAGTTGGGGTACACTTTTTAATAGAAATGCCCTTAAACGTCcaactttaaaaatttaaatgaaattataactgttaaaataacactttcacactctgtgctatcaaaaaAACTGCAGTGTAAGCTTAGCCGAATATCGTAGAACACATACGAGTAggttaagacgaaaggggacgatcgattctccatacaaacatagtcctattttcctccctggatattgacattgtggaaaatatttttaaagaattgtatgtattttagtcatagctaTAAACGGTCGggccgttttttttaaaattattttttcttttttttaaagttaggagcgaaaaacaggtctcatacaaatttttaaatgctcttcttataatattgaaaaatccgaaaaaaatcaaacggccaggcatagctatgattaaaacacatcaaattgtgtaaaaatattttcaatcatgttaatacccagagaggaaaatggggactacgtttgtatggaaagacgGTTTCagggcggtcgtcccctttcgtcttaaagtGTAGAGATAGTAAAACCAGTTATAGCCATTTTGGAAACCAAAATATGGCTCTGTGTAAAATATGCTAACGTTTAATGTTTGCACAGCTTTAGACTTGCCGTAACATATGGCAAATTCATTTAGTTGCTAGAACATGCGGTTTCTCACAACttgttgttatttatatattcaacttGATACAATTCTGaaaaaccattataaattgaccTTGATAACCATAACAACTGTGCGAAGCCAAAGTTCGGATTTATTCTGTTTACAATAGTTATTATTGCACTGACGTAGGTAGATATATAGAGGTAATTCCCACGTTAGTAGAAACGTATCGATTATTATTAGACTATTTAATGAGAAGCGAGAAACCTGTTATAcggaaataaattatgattaaaCAATGATACTATATTCAGGGTTTTACGAGGATTTACAAGTAATCACGAAGGGGTTCGTTGGAGTGAGCTGATGGGGATTCTCCaaatttctaaataatattaaattaacaattcTATATGATTTGGGAGTTTGGGCTGTTCTTATGGTAAAGATGGCTACTGGGCCTGCCTTCTCGGTTAAGATTacaaagaagaaagaagaagaacatAATGAGAAAttctaaaaaaccggccaagagcatgtcgggccatgctcagagtagggttccgtagttactcttctgtcacaatgagttaaactggagcttaaagtatggtagattgttaaccaagggatgaactgtgggtgtacgtctttttactatgaaggggaaacttttttcgataactcaaaaacagctaaactgatcatatccgctatagttttcatttaatgtctttcttaagctctacttccaagatttttttcatagtttttggacctatggttcaaaagttagaggggggggggggacacatttttttttcttttggagcaattatctccgaatatattcactttatcaagaaatgtttgttgaagacccctattagttttgaaagacctttccaacaatatcccacactgtagggttgaagtataaaaaaatattcacccccactttacgtgtaggggaggtaccctaaaaaaaattaaatttttagattttattgtacgactttgtcggctttattgatttatatatccatgccaaatttcagctttctagcacaaacgaccacggagcaaagcctcggatggacagacagacagacggacatggcgaaactataagggttcctagttgactacggaaccctaactagttgactacggaaccctaaaaattatattcacTGGGGACGAGCATGCTGTGTAGCTCAATTGGCTTACGTCACTGGATCTATGCTGTAGAAACTTGCGAGTTCAAATATCGTCGGAAGCCATTTTtcctaatttaaaaatagttcAAGTATATCAGAAGCAgatgaaaataagtaaggttttCGAAGGGTTTTCTAatgcaaataaaaatgaataataatgACTTCGGCTATCGTTCTTAATATTATTCCTAGTATGTATTTCTGGAGATCGATATGCTAATATAATAGATCTGCTAAGATCTAATCACCTTTTACACTAAAATTACAATTTGCAGgcatttatttgaataaatatgtatagctacagaaaaatatttaaacattaacCCAATGAAGGCAAAACGAGAAAAATATACCTCTTTTTTAGCAGTGATACATTAAAATagactaagaaaaaaaaccttCTCATAATTATAACGTCATCATCGGCTTCTCATATGTACCACTGCTAGATACGAGGCTCTCATGATTCTCATGAACCAGACAGTTAACTTCGGATTGGggatttaatatataaaatataataatgttattactttcggcttacaaaaaatatttaattcagttCAGTATGTTAACAGGAAAATATGCCCGTTGTTGtggaataatattatattaacttGGAATCAAATTATGTCTGGCGTTTGGGTATTTGatgttaaaaacaaaaacaatagatCAAAAAGGAACAGACTGGTTTTTGTTTTTACGACTTGACTACAAATTTTAGGATTCCATATCTAAAATGATTTAAATGGATCACGTTATTGTCCTTCCGGCTAAGTGCGTATGCATAATTCGTATCTTCAtacaacacaaaaataaaacacaaaaactgTTCAAGCAAAAGGAGCGGTGAGAAGATGAGTTTTCATCTTACGAAAAGTAGTTTTGACTACGAAATTCCAGTTAAAACTGGTTATTACCGAGGCCTTaccgaaaactagttttaattaatgaaaaagCGTTTTCACTAAGGCGTTACAGAAAACTAATTTAAACTAGGGAAAGCGTGTTTTCACTATATAAAAACAGGTTTTTAAGGTGATACCTATAAGTACATCCAATAATCTATGATATCCAATTTGAGACATTTGTTAAGACCTAACTAGTGTTTGTTAAGACtcaagtcctttgagtcctctgctttaagactcgactcagtttttcagactctcatAATTAAGATGGAACtctagttcttttcaacttattagaggctcgagtcttttgtagagacttgagtcctcggagaacttgtattttttttacaaataacttcgaaatgcgttgtctttatgtgAAATTCATGgatatacataacataaatcatacaataacgcctatttactttactgttgtttaggtCAAACCTATAAAATagttgactgagtctttatccggagactcgagtccttttgagtagCGCtcaaaaaagactcaataaaggactcgactcgggacaaaagactcagaagttttttaaggtCTGAGTCTCGGAAAAACAAGTtgttcaatttagactcaaaagactcgagttgctACTAATAACACTAGACCGAAGTCGATAGAGTTGTTTCGTTTAGTTACCAACACAGTTGATAGTACGTCCacttcatcatcagaccagcATGTTGATATCATCAGCTTCTCTCCTCTCTTCTTTTGCTTTGCCTTATCCCACATTAGGCGGGGTCGGCTCTTTTTATCCTTCGGCGCCAAGACGATCTGTCTTGAGTTGATATCATCAGCTTCATAATCGTAATATTCCTCCTTCTCGAAAATCCTGTGAAACTCGTGACAGTAGCGTTGCCCTGACGCGTTGTatgtgtaggagggcttaggtctatGTTTGCGTAGCTAGTGTTTTGTGTCCAGGATAGACAGGCAGCCTTCTTCAAATTGTGCGGGTATTTTTAAACTCGTATCGCGAAGTCTATGAGAAGTAGCCTGTGGATTAGCAATTCGGTATTATTGCCTGTGTGTATCCTTAACCACTCGAATAACTATCAGGATAACTTTATCATTATTAGTCGCGCCTAAACAATGACTCGCGGTTAAATAGtggtttaataaattataaaatgccCTCTTCTTTGTTTCACGTATCTGTAAGTACGATGGGTGAATCATGGCAACGTTAAATATTTACTCATTCACATTTAATcaccattattattataaagacATCATGTTtccttttaattaattaaattattgttacagggtttaaataaaattggttGATAGATATCGCGAAATTAACATTACGTACTGAAATTAAGTAGTAAAGTGGTGCGTAGTAATATTTACTAAGGGGATATTTCTCTTACACACTTCAGAactgttctaatttaaaaatacttgtTAACTTGTTTATGCAGATAATATTTTTGACGCCAATTTCTGTCtactgtctatctgtctgtcagtctgtctgcctgtctgcatcgtagctctccaacggatggaccgatatccatgtgtttttttacgtgaaaacgAGTTTTATGGCGGTGGTTCTTAGTTATGTTTTGGCGTTTTAAAGAATATCAGCTTGTTTCCAGAATGATgcaaggcatttttggcataacaTTGATTTCTTGGTATATAGCATatggtttttaaaattttgtaatttaatagttatttaaaaacaaaacatagaaGCTTATTTCCTAGGCCCAAATtcagaagggggggggggggggggggtcataTCCCTCATGACCTTACCCCCCCCTGGATCCGCCTATGTAATGCTGGAAGAAAGTAAAAGTAGATCGGGTCAACCGTGCACTCACGGCGGCGCTCTCCTGAGAAAGAACTGAACGCCGTTCAGATGGAGTGTTGTGGAGCTCAAGGAGATTTAGAGACGTGGCGTGAGCTCCTGAGTACCTCTATTAGGGTTTGTACCATGAAGGTGTCTATTCTTAGAAGCAACAACAATTATTGTATAACAACAGATCAcatgatcagtacccctagtgtaaatattttcgacagcgaaacgtgacgtacgcgtttgcgttaagtgtcattttgtatgagatttttgactttccaaaacgtcccgcttggcgcgctgttcaaaaactcatacaaaatgagactaaacgcaaacgcgtacgtcacgtttcgaaatcgaaattacttacactaggggtacaggtcatgGATAGTATTAACATTAACTGGTCTATATACAAACCTATATGTTAACgactaatttatttacaatggaTTTGATTTTTGATTGTGGTTCAGTGGTTCTTCTTTTTtgcatattattattgtataacaaCAGATCACATGATCAGATCATGGATCGTATTAACATTAACTGGTCTATATAAAAACCTATATGTTAACGACTAATTCATTTACCATGGATTTGATTTTGGATTGTGGTTCAGTGGTTCTTCTTTGTTGCACATTTCAAGATAAACTTTGGGTAGCGAAAAAGGCGAGGctcaaataatttataatcaagAACTTtccaaaataataaaactatatttagaATATATAAGTCCGTAACAACATTGACGTAAtcagtttagaaataaaaaacctaacGAAATCAACCCCACTTGCCACACATCCATATCACCTCTACCACACTAGATTGGAAAATGAAAAACCAATTTTGTTTAGCTAACAACCTGCATTCGATTCAACTTCGCAATTACGTGCTAACGTTAAAAGTGTCTGATAATGATTTCCATTCGTGTCGATACCAATGCCACTCAGCCCGCTCAACGAGTCCACTTCATTTTGTGGTTCGACCGTTCAGTGTTCCTAATTTTGTGCGCTCGGACATGAAATTAAAATCGGGTTAATGTATAAATGAGATATgcacttaataaatatttaattaggtgTCTAAATAAAAGCGTTCGGTGCATTGGGGCTTGCGGTTCGCGTGCACCGCTGTAATATAGTGGCGCGCGCAAAAACCGCGGATTTTGCTACGAATATCGCTGTTGGGCGAGGATTGACTTTGATTAATGGTGTTTGAGTATTTAGATTTTGTAGGAATACTGACACACATATTGAAGAATGCAAGCATAGGGCcggaacgaaaaaaaaaacagtggaaATGGAATAATACGAAAGGGCTAAAACTCATAAAAGGTTTCAGCGCGTAAATGAATACAAAGAAGATGT
This Cydia pomonella isolate Wapato2018A chromosome 16, ilCydPomo1, whole genome shotgun sequence DNA region includes the following protein-coding sequences:
- the LOC133526689 gene encoding runt-related transcription factor 3-like isoform X1, producing MHLPYEARGRRRRDMDPEPWWLQSVVDETLAEHPDLGENHLVRTGSPDYMCSMLPQHWRSNKTLPGGFKVVALSDVIDGTLVTIRAGNDENCSAELRNNTAVMKNRVAKFNDLRFVGRSGRGKSFSLTITISTSPPQVATYQKAIKVTVDGPREPRSKTSTNVSPHQIRSIGFHRQFIDTSLPIRDMEYKSSARSLRSLSHEEREYKTNANLPVGETGGNILGASEWNTGYSSTASVYPAYGALQPTYYKPEPAIHIPAVLPDIPLPHSDYGGFQTTSSGFVKGSPSGAGALTELNPTTSQRYDPNYYNSWPTNNYNFNNYQYNNINNNPSCLQSHTPYINSNPQMLLPNLYSTVNQNQIHVHLHSAGDKHNLEQYTIPTDIKISDIDGGISITAELQGGEASGLVPNCESNDEVKHGLYGGGNQDQVWRPY
- the LOC133526689 gene encoding runt-related transcription factor 3-like isoform X2; this encodes MHLPYEARGRRRRDMDPEPWWLQSVVDETLAEHPDLVRTGSPDYMCSMLPQHWRSNKTLPGGFKVVALSDVIDGTLVTIRAGNDENCSAELRNNTAVMKNRVAKFNDLRFVGRSGRGKSFSLTITISTSPPQVATYQKAIKVTVDGPREPRSKTSTNVSPHQIRSIGFHRQFIDTSLPIRDMEYKSSARSLRSLSHEEREYKTNANLPVGETGGNILGASEWNTGYSSTASVYPAYGALQPTYYKPEPAIHIPAVLPDIPLPHSDYGGFQTTSSGFVKGSPSGAGALTELNPTTSQRYDPNYYNSWPTNNYNFNNYQYNNINNNPSCLQSHTPYINSNPQMLLPNLYSTVNQNQIHVHLHSAGDKHNLEQYTIPTDIKISDIDGGISITAELQGGEASGLVPNCESNDEVKHGLYGGGNQDQVWRPY